CAGCGCCAGGTCGCGTCGCTGCATCAACACCGTTGAGGATTCGCAATGCAGTTCGATCTGGATCAACGGGTATGCCTTGGAGAACTGCTTGAGAATGCCCGGAAGGAAACGCATCACGTAGTCATCCGGTGTGCCAATGCGCACCAACCCGACCATATGGGGCTCGCGCAGGGTGTTGAACACCTCGCTGTGCAGTTTCAGGATGCGTCGCGCATACCCCAGTAACACCTGGCCCTCGGGCGTCAGCCGTACCTGCCGGCCGTCGCGCTCGAACAGCTTGCGCTGCAACACGTCTTCTTCGAGACGCTTCATCTGCATGCTTACCGCCGATTGGGTGCGATTGACCAGTTCGCCGGCGCGGGTAAAGCCGCCCTGATCGGCGATGGCGACGAAGGTGCGCAGCACTTCAGTGTCGATACTCGGATAGCCGGACAATTGATCAATCTCTGAGATGTATTGCATAAGAAACATTCGTTGGATTGATCATATAGCGGCGCACACACTGTCGTCATCCCCTAGGGAGGGCGAGAAGATGAAAGGCCAGAAAGGTTTTGTGTTGATGGCGAAGCGGCCGTTTGTAGGGCTGTTTCAAACGATTGCCCGTTGGTACATGTTGTACCGCGAACGCCAGATGCTGGCGACCATGAGCGATGACGCGCTCAAAGACATCGGGCTCAACCGCGCCGACGTGGCGCACGAGCGTCATCGACATTTCTGGGAAGATCCGCTGCGAAAATGACCCCGGATGCAGTAGGGTAGGTCGTGCGCAACCAAGGAGCTGTCCATGCCCGCCGACCTGTCTTTTTCCCTCAAGCAAGCTCGACGCATGGCGCTGGCGGCCCAGGGTTTTTCCGGGCGCCAGGCGCCTGCCCAGATCAAAGCCGCGCACCTCAACCGCTTGATCGATCGCCTGGGCGTGTTGCAGATCGATTCGGTCAATGCCGTGGTGCGCTCCCATTACCTGCCGCTGTTTTCCCGGTTGGGCAATTACTCCCCATTGATACTTGAGCAGGCGGCCTGGAGCCAGGGCCGACGGCGTTCGTTGTTCGAGTACTGGGGGCATGAGGCGTCGCTGCTGCCTATGGCGCTGTACCCGTTGATGCGTTGGCGCATGGGGCGGGCTCAGAAGGGCCAAGGCATCTATTCGCAGATGGCGCGGTTTGGGCGCGAGCAGCAGGCCGTCATTCAGCGCGTGTTGAAGACTGTTGAACAGCAGGGCGCCTTGGGTGCCGGCAGTCTGTCCAGCCGCGAAGAACGTGCGGGTCCCTGGTGGGACTGGAGTGCTGAAAAGCACGCGTTGGAATGGTTGTTCGCCGCCGGCCTGGTCACCGTTGCTGGTCGACGTGGTTTCGAGCGCCTCTACGACTTGCCCGAACGCGTTATCCCTGGCGAGATCCTTCAGCAAACCGCGCTCACGGAGGCCGAGGCCCAACGCGGCTTGTTGTTGCACAGCGCCACCGCCTTGGGCGTGGGCACTGAAAAAGACCTGCGTGATTACTTCCGCCTGGACCCTGCCGACAGTCGCGCCCGCTTGGCCGAGCTGGTGGAGGACGGGCAATTGCTGACCTGCCAGGTGCAAGGCTGGAAGCAGTCGGCTTACTGCCTGCCGGAGCCGAAAGTGCCGCGCAAAGTGCTGGCCAGCGCCTTGTTGTCGCCCTTTGACTCTTTGGTCTGGGAGCGCGCCCGCACCGAGCGCCTGTTCGATTTTCGTTACCGCCTGGAGATCTACACCCCGCAAGAAAAACGAATTTATGGCTACTACGTGCTGCCGTTTTTGCACAACGAGCGGATCGCGGCACGCGTCGACTTGCGCGCCGAACGCGCCAATGGGCGTTTGGCGGTGCATGCGGTGCACGAGCAAGAGCTTGGGCTGGATGACGAAGGAGTGCTGGCGCTGGCGCAGCACCTGCGGCAAATGGCCGAATGGCTGGGGCTTGAGCAGGTGCAGCTCAATTGCCAACGGCCAAGTGCCGCTCGGCTGCGGCTTGCTGGGCTCTAGGGCCCATCGGGGGCAAGCCCCCGATGGCTTCAGTCCTGTCAGCCAAAGCCTCAGCGTTTGACTTGCTTCAGCGTCTCGGCAATCAGGAACGCCAGCTCCAGCGACTGATCGGCATTCATCCGTGGATCGCAGTGGGTGTGGTAGCGGTCCGACAAGCCATCCTCGGTGATCGGCCGTGCGCCGCCGATGCATTCGGTGACGTTCTGCCCGGTCATTTCGATATGAATCCCGCCGGCATAGCTGCCCTCGGCCTGGTGCACCTGGAAGAACTCCTTCACTTCGCCAAGGATCTGCGCAAAGTCGCGGGTCTTGTAGCCGCTGCTGGCCTTGATGGTGTTGCCGTGCATCGGGTCCGAGCTCCACAGCACCTGCTTGCCTTCACGCTGCACGGCGCGGATCAGGTTGGGCAGGTGGTCGCCGACCTTGCCTGCGCCCATGCGCGCGATCAGGTTGAGACGGCCTGGGTCATTGTCCGGGTTGAGGATGTCGATCAGGCGGATCAGGTCGTCGGGGTTCATGCTCGGGCCGACCTTGACGCCGATTGGGTTGTTGACCCCGCGCAGGAATTCGACGTGGGCACCGTCCAGCTGACGGGTGCGGTCGCCGATCCACAGCATGTGAGCCGAGCAGTCGTAGTAGTCGTTGGTCAGGCTGTCGCGGCGCACGAAGGCTTGCTCGTAGTTGAGCAGCAACGCTTCGTGGGCGGTGAAGAAGCTGGTCTCGCGCAGTTGCGGCGAGCTGTCCATGCCGCAGGCGCGCATGAAGGCCAGGGTTTCGTCGATGCGGTCCGCCAGATGGCTGTACTTCTCGGCCAGCGCGGAGTTGGCGATAAAGTCCAGGTTCCACTGGTGCACTTGGTGCAGGTCGGCAAAACCGCC
The genomic region above belongs to Pseudomonas sp. S35 and contains:
- a CDS encoding LysR substrate-binding domain-containing protein — encoded protein: MQYISEIDQLSGYPSIDTEVLRTFVAIADQGGFTRAGELVNRTQSAVSMQMKRLEEDVLQRKLFERDGRQVRLTPEGQVLLGYARRILKLHSEVFNTLREPHMVGLVRIGTPDDYVMRFLPGILKQFSKAYPLIQIELHCESSTVLMQRRDLALTVISREPGKEIGELLRTERMVWAAAPCFCVEEHDAVPLAVSGDDCLYTQWTRAALDATGRDYRLAYHSTNVAAIQAVVSAGLAAMICMESLVTEDLRVLGSDEGFPPLPSMNLHLLRNPQMTSPITECLAEYILEGFRL
- a CDS encoding DUF1127 domain-containing protein, which codes for MKGQKGFVLMAKRPFVGLFQTIARWYMLYRERQMLATMSDDALKDIGLNRADVAHERHRHFWEDPLRK
- a CDS encoding winged helix-turn-helix domain-containing protein yields the protein MPADLSFSLKQARRMALAAQGFSGRQAPAQIKAAHLNRLIDRLGVLQIDSVNAVVRSHYLPLFSRLGNYSPLILEQAAWSQGRRRSLFEYWGHEASLLPMALYPLMRWRMGRAQKGQGIYSQMARFGREQQAVIQRVLKTVEQQGALGAGSLSSREERAGPWWDWSAEKHALEWLFAAGLVTVAGRRGFERLYDLPERVIPGEILQQTALTEAEAQRGLLLHSATALGVGTEKDLRDYFRLDPADSRARLAELVEDGQLLTCQVQGWKQSAYCLPEPKVPRKVLASALLSPFDSLVWERARTERLFDFRYRLEIYTPQEKRIYGYYVLPFLHNERIAARVDLRAERANGRLAVHAVHEQELGLDDEGVLALAQHLRQMAEWLGLEQVQLNCQRPSAARLRLAGL
- a CDS encoding 3-deoxy-7-phosphoheptulonate synthase class II, which gives rise to MSQPWSPDSWRALPIQQQPQYPDAAHLLQVEQSLASYPPLVFAGEARELRRQFAEVTQGRAFLLQGGDCAESFVEFSAAKIRDTFKVLLQMAIVMTFAAGCPVVKVGRMAGQFAKPRSANDETIDGITLPAYRGDIVNGIGFDEKSRVPDPDRLLQSYHQSTATLNLLRAFAQGGFADLHQVHQWNLDFIANSALAEKYSHLADRIDETLAFMRACGMDSSPQLRETSFFTAHEALLLNYEQAFVRRDSLTNDYYDCSAHMLWIGDRTRQLDGAHVEFLRGVNNPIGVKVGPSMNPDDLIRLIDILNPDNDPGRLNLIARMGAGKVGDHLPNLIRAVQREGKQVLWSSDPMHGNTIKASSGYKTRDFAQILGEVKEFFQVHQAEGSYAGGIHIEMTGQNVTECIGGARPITEDGLSDRYHTHCDPRMNADQSLELAFLIAETLKQVKR